The Acidobacteriota bacterium genome has a segment encoding these proteins:
- a CDS encoding HAMP domain-containing protein, translating into MGIRHYFPHLLGTRLFFFLTLALTVGLAGGAWFVTHFLKNVLTESVHTSGEQLGETIRRSARRSMLRNRRDELKDLIHELKGEKGIHAVHVYNKDGVIVVSTDSSQEGTRADLRGPACRACHHDGAAPREEIRREDMFRVFELEPGNRLLGVIIPILNEPECSDAACHAHPPTQKVLGVKDVQISLARTDAYIARIQKLTAGYFAVLVLAVSVAAGLFVWRIVHRPIKALRRGTQAVAQGNLNYRIPVSPPGELGQLAESFNRMTEELTEARDKLADWSQALEIRVKQKTEELQKAHSHFLYMEKMASLGKLAGIVAHEINNPLSSIRTYSKIILRQLDGKVGEGQPSAKDDAYDEIRRHARVISDEAARCGELVKNLFVLARPLSPKLAVCRLHDVVRDSLQVLTTKMAAQNVTVKCQLFKGDDQLVCDEQHLKQALMALVVNAAEAMPEGGTLSIVTSELGRDYLQIRIRDTGSGIPADITKTIFEPFFSTKLKPEQNIGVGLTIVERVAEEHGGMVKLEETTSQGSTFVLTFPRRPFSLLPDRSPGNHDFVKEI; encoded by the coding sequence ATGGGCATTCGGCACTACTTTCCCCACCTGCTGGGGACACGCCTGTTTTTTTTCCTTACCCTCGCATTGACGGTGGGATTGGCGGGAGGTGCCTGGTTCGTGACGCACTTTCTGAAAAACGTCCTCACCGAATCCGTTCACACCAGCGGCGAGCAACTCGGGGAAACCATCCGGCGCTCCGCGCGCCGAAGCATGCTCCGGAACCGCAGGGACGAGCTCAAAGATCTCATCCATGAGTTGAAAGGCGAAAAGGGAATTCACGCCGTTCATGTCTACAACAAGGACGGCGTCATCGTGGTTTCCACGGATTCCTCTCAAGAAGGCACACGCGCCGACCTCAGAGGACCCGCTTGCCGGGCCTGCCATCACGACGGAGCGGCTCCCCGGGAAGAGATTCGGCGTGAGGACATGTTTCGCGTGTTCGAGCTGGAGCCCGGGAACCGCCTGCTGGGTGTGATTATTCCCATCTTGAACGAGCCGGAGTGCTCCGATGCCGCCTGCCATGCTCATCCGCCGACGCAAAAGGTCCTGGGTGTCAAGGACGTGCAAATTTCACTTGCCAGAACGGACGCGTATATTGCCCGCATACAAAAATTGACGGCGGGATATTTCGCCGTTCTGGTCCTCGCCGTTTCCGTGGCAGCGGGACTTTTCGTATGGCGCATCGTGCACCGGCCGATAAAGGCTCTCCGGCGCGGCACGCAGGCCGTTGCCCAGGGCAATCTGAATTACCGCATTCCTGTCTCGCCGCCCGGCGAGCTGGGGCAGTTGGCGGAGTCGTTCAACCGCATGACGGAAGAATTGACGGAGGCGCGCGACAAGCTTGCCGACTGGTCTCAGGCCCTCGAAATCCGCGTCAAACAAAAGACCGAAGAGCTTCAGAAAGCACACTCCCATTTCCTGTACATGGAAAAGATGGCCTCTCTTGGAAAGCTTGCGGGGATCGTGGCCCACGAAATTAACAATCCGCTGTCAAGCATCCGCACTTACAGCAAGATAATCCTCAGGCAGCTAGATGGAAAGGTGGGTGAGGGCCAACCGAGCGCCAAGGACGATGCGTACGACGAGATACGCCGTCACGCCCGCGTAATTTCCGACGAGGCCGCACGCTGCGGCGAACTCGTAAAGAATTTGTTTGTCCTGGCTCGTCCCCTGTCTCCGAAGCTTGCAGTGTGCCGCTTGCATGACGTGGTACGCGACTCCCTCCAGGTGCTCACCACGAAAATGGCGGCGCAAAACGTCACAGTGAAGTGCCAACTCTTTAAGGGCGATGACCAACTGGTATGTGATGAGCAGCACCTCAAGCAGGCGCTCATGGCCCTCGTCGTCAACGCCGCTGAAGCCATGCCGGAAGGTGGCACGCTGTCTATTGTGACTTCAGAGCTAGGGCGTGACTATTTGCAGATTCGCATCCGGGACACGGGGAGCGGCATCCCGGCAGACATAACGAAAACGATTTTCGAACCGTTCTTCTCGACCAAATTGAAGCCGGAACAAAACATCGGTGTTGGTCTGACAATTGTTGAACGCGTCGCGGAAGAGCATGGTGGCATGGTTAAGCTCGAAGAAACAACATCTCAGGGAAGCACCTTCGTATTGACGTTTCCACGCCGGCCGTTCTCGCTTTTGCCCGACCGCTCTCCAGGAAATCATGACTTCGTCAAGGAGATATAG